Proteins encoded by one window of Anopheles maculipalpis chromosome 2RL, idAnoMacuDA_375_x, whole genome shotgun sequence:
- the LOC126558259 gene encoding histone-lysine N-trimethyltransferase SMYD5 encodes MAKVIIKSTAEKGRGLYATELIPAGTTIFEEKPLVSCQYSWNAAYGYLACEYCLRPLETAERNVQRLTNDPNVMLPRAECCPVEANLVNHTKCSQCGVLYCSNECLGEAQTRYHAAICLGAEVHNEQHPVNVLVDFWKKMHYPPETCGIMLFVKIVGLFRQTEDLQALQAQLQDFVHKSVNEDLLIFHKMLGEKFTMQIDQLYQLFRNAFNLDADERLSCWLTRDGFKSLIALVGTNGQGIGTSSFGDWVKNVGICQMDDKERQAVDELIDDLYSKMDDVVGTFLNNEGSALYTMQSKINHSCAPNAETVFPNSNHILALRATKDIQPGEEICISYLDECNAQRSRHTRQKVLKEYYIFVCQCEKCESQITDPDETSEDEEDDEDDMDDSD; translated from the exons ATGGCAAAAGTAATTATTAAATCAACCGCTGAGAAAGGTCGTGGCCTGTACGCCACTGAACTTATCCCTGCCGGAACGACCATATTTGAAGAGAAGCCTCTCGTATCGTGCCAATACTCGTGGAACGCTGCGTACGGTTATTTAGCGTGTGAGTACTGTCTCCGTCCACTGGAAACGGCCGAACGAAACGTACAGCGGCTGACAAATGATCCGAATGTAATGTTACCACGGGCAGAATGTTGTCCAGTGGAGGCAAATCTCGTCAATCATACCAAGTGCTCCCAGTGTGGAGTTTTGTACTGCAGCAACGAATGTCTCGGCGAGGCTCAAACTCGATACCATGCGGCAATTTGCTTGGGAGCTGAGGTGCACAACGAACAGCATCCGGTAAATGTTTTGGTGGACTTTTGGAA GAAGATGCACTATCCACCGGAAACGTGTGGCATCATGTTGTTCGTGAAGATTGTTGGGCTATTTCGGCAGACCGAAGATCTACAAGCACTTCAAGCGCAGCTGCAAGATTTCGTGCACAAATCGGTGAACGAAGATCTTCTCATATTTCATAAAATGCTTGGCGAAAAGTTTACAATGCAAATCGATCAGTTATATCAACTGTTTCGCAACGCTTTCAACCTAGATGCGGATGAACGGCTTAGCTGCTGGCTAACTCGCGATGGTTTCAAAAGCCTTATTGCGCTGGTGGGAACGAACGGGCAAGGTATAGGTACAAGCTCATTCGGCGATTGGGTAAAGAACGTTGGGATCTGCCAGATGGATGATAAAGAGCGTCAGGCAGTAGATGAACTGATCGATGATTTATACAGCAAAATGGATGACGTCGTCGGTACGTTCCTCAACAATGAAGGTTCAGCACTGTACACTATGCAGAGCAAAATTAATCACAGCTGTGCACCGAACGCCGAAACTGTGTTTCCCAACTCAAACCACATACTGGCGTTGAGGGCGACGAAAGATATACAGCCCGGAGAAGAAATTTGCATTTCCTACCTTGACGAGTGTAACGCCCAGCGTTCCCGACATACCCGGCAGAAGGTTCTGAAAGAGTATTATATTTTCGTCTGCCAGTGCGAAAAATGCGAAAGTCAAATCACTGATCCGGACGAAACATCCGAGGACGAGGAAGATGACGAGGATGATATGGATGATTCTGACTAA
- the LOC126558022 gene encoding chitobiosyldiphosphodolichol beta-mannosyltransferase, with translation MSERKKVQNACVIVLGDIGRSPRMQYHVKSLSENDFSVDFIGYVHSSPLEEIRTSPNVRIHKLNPFPELELPNVLKYLFKTVWQALSLLITLISIPKPKFILCQNPPAIPAVIVAYLYCLFTRSKLIIDWHNYTYSILALESSQESPIVRIAKQIERFFGARATDSFCVTKAMKDDLYARWNVRATVLYDRPPQQFQSISVQEKHNFFVRLAESISAFRTEPEPAANEEIAECTAFTIKYRNGDVKLRDSRPGLLVSSTSWTPDEDFSMLISALDQYERDALEQPSHYPDIVCIITGKGPLKENYRKIVNSKSWKKVKLEMPWLENEDYPKLLACSDLGVCLHYSSSGLDLPMKVVDMFGCGLPVCAVHFDCIDELVKHGENGFVFQHHQELAEQIGHWFYDFPSNIALANMKQDMQKHLKIFQALRWTENWKHVALPVFKN, from the exons ATGAGCGAAAGAAAGAAGGTGCAAAATGCGTGTGTTATCGTACTGGGAGATATTGGCCGCAGTCCACGGATGCAGTATCATGTGAAGAGCCTTTCGGAGAACGATTTCTCTGTAGATTTTATCGGTTATGTGCATTCGTCGCCGTTGGAAGAAATAAGAACAAGCCCAAATGTCCGTATACACAAGCTGAACCCATTCCCAGAGCTTGAACTGCCGAACGTTCTTAAATACCTCTTTAAGACGGTATGGCAAGCGCTAAGTTTACTGATCACCCTCATCAGTATACCGAAACCGAAGTTTATACTATGCCAAAATCCACCGGCCATTCCTGCTGTGATTGTGGCGTATCTTTATTGCCTGTTTACCCGCTCCAAACTCATAATTGATTGGCACAATTATACGTACTCGATTTTGGCCCTTGAATCATCTCAAGAATCGCCAATCGTCCGCATTGCCAAGCAGATAGAACGATTTTTCGGGGCCAGGGCAACGGATAGCTTTTGTGTAACGAAAGCAATGAAAGACGATCTTTATGCCCGTTGGAATGTTAG AGCAACAGTCTTGTATGATCGCCCTCCACAACAATTCCAGAGCATCTCCGTCCAGgaaaagcataatttttttGTACGTCTTGCTGAAAGTATAAGCGCATTTCGCACGGAACCTGAACCAGCGGCAAATGAAGAAATTGCAGAATGCACAGCGTTCACTATCAAGTATCGTAATGGAGACGTTAAGCTGCGCGATTCGAGACCTGGCTTATTAGTATCCAGCACTAGCTGGACGCCGGACGAAGACTTTAGTATGCTAATCAGTGCGCTGGATCAGTATGAGCGGGATGCGCTAGAACAACCGTCACACTATCCAGACATTGTGTGTATAATTACCGGCAAAGGGCCGCTGAAGGAAAACTAtcgaaaaattgtaaattcaAAGTCATGGAAAAAGGTTAAGCTGGAGATGCCATGGTTGGAAAATGAGGATTACCCCAAATTGTTGGCCTGCAGCGATCTGGGCGTATGTCTACACTACAGCTCAAGCGGACTCGATTTACCGATGAAGGTGGTGGACATGTTTGGTTGTGGATTGCCAGTTTGTGCCGTACATTTCGACTG CATCGATGAGTTAGTAAAGCATGGAGAAAATGGATTCGTTTTCCAACACCATCAGGAACTGGCCGAGCAAATAGGCCACTGGTTCTACGACTTCCCCAGTAACATTGCCTTGGCGAACATGAAGCAGGACATGCAGAAAcacttgaaaatttttcaggCACTCCGATGGACGGAAAACTGGAAGCACGTCGCACTGCCAGTgttcaaaaactaa